In a single window of the Pseudomonas sp. B21-015 genome:
- a CDS encoding TolC family protein — translation MKRSQKLFGASLLALAISGCAVTSQPIERSVSQQRAKSDLQSMYKGQEPLSGPLTLHQAMARAVKYNLEGRLKIMEEALAKRQLDLASFDMLPRMALDAGYVGRNNVDASSSQSVRTGTQSLEPSTSQDRDRDVADLTMVWNVLDFGVSYISAKQQGDQRLIVQERRRKVINTIVQDVRSAYWRAMAAERLLKQIDSLMARVETARHNSQSMSEQRIGDPIQALGYQRSLIEATRQLEEQRRALSLAKTELATLINLPLNTELTLATQDDYVIPELKVDLASLEQEALTSRPELREQDYQTRISAAETRKAMLRLLPGLEFSAGGHYDSNSFLVEQGWADYGVKVTWNLFNVISAPAAIDVAKAGEEVATARRQAMSIAVLAQLYVANANYREALRQFQTNQQLSNIDGQIVGQLRNRYQAAGLGELDLIQGELNTLQADLRRDLSYADLRNAYGQIFASAGLDPLPDEVQSTEVQSIATALANREEAWAAGNISVPPVAHAPAR, via the coding sequence ATGAAAAGAAGTCAGAAGTTGTTCGGCGCCAGCTTGCTGGCGCTGGCGATCAGCGGATGTGCAGTCACCAGTCAACCGATCGAACGCAGCGTCAGCCAACAGCGCGCCAAAAGCGATCTGCAAAGCATGTACAAGGGTCAGGAGCCCCTCAGCGGGCCGCTGACCCTGCACCAGGCCATGGCTCGCGCGGTGAAATACAACCTCGAAGGCCGGCTCAAGATCATGGAAGAGGCCTTGGCTAAGCGCCAACTCGACCTCGCCAGTTTCGACATGTTGCCGCGCATGGCGCTGGATGCTGGTTACGTGGGGCGTAACAACGTCGACGCTTCCAGCAGCCAGAGCGTGCGAACCGGCACCCAGTCCCTGGAACCGTCGACCTCCCAGGACCGCGACCGTGACGTGGCGGACCTGACCATGGTCTGGAACGTGCTCGACTTCGGTGTCAGCTACATCAGCGCCAAGCAACAGGGCGATCAGCGGCTGATCGTGCAGGAGCGTCGGCGCAAGGTGATCAACACCATCGTCCAGGACGTGCGCTCGGCCTATTGGCGAGCCATGGCCGCCGAACGTTTGCTCAAACAGATCGACAGCCTGATGGCCCGGGTCGAAACCGCCCGCCACAATAGCCAAAGCATGAGCGAGCAGCGCATTGGCGATCCGATTCAGGCATTGGGTTATCAGCGCTCGCTGATTGAAGCCACCCGGCAACTGGAAGAACAACGCCGCGCGCTGTCGCTGGCGAAAACCGAACTGGCGACCCTGATCAACCTGCCACTGAATACCGAGCTGACGCTGGCGACCCAGGACGATTATGTCATTCCGGAACTCAAGGTCGACCTCGCCAGCCTGGAACAGGAAGCCCTGACCAGTCGGCCGGAGTTGCGCGAGCAGGATTACCAGACCCGCATCAGCGCCGCCGAAACCCGCAAAGCCATGCTGCGCCTGTTGCCGGGCCTGGAGTTCTCCGCTGGCGGGCATTACGACAGCAACTCGTTTTTAGTCGAGCAAGGCTGGGCGGATTACGGGGTGAAAGTCACCTGGAACCTGTTCAACGTGATTTCCGCACCCGCCGCGATCGACGTCGCCAAGGCCGGTGAAGAAGTCGCTACGGCGCGCCGTCAGGCGATGTCCATCGCGGTGCTGGCCCAGCTCTACGTGGCCAACGCCAATTACCGCGAAGCATTGCGACAGTTCCAGACCAATCAGCAACTGTCGAACATCGACGGGCAAATCGTCGGCCAACTGCGCAATCGCTATCAGGCGGCCGGGCTGGGCGAACTGGACCTGATCCAGGGCGAACTGAACACATTGCAGGCGGATCTGCGTCGCGACCTGTCCTACGCCGACCTGCGTAACGCTTATGGGCAAATCTTCGCCAGCGCCGGTCTCGATCCGCTGCCGGACGAAGTGCAATCGACCGAAGTCCAATCCATCGCCACGGCGCTGGCCAATCGCGAAGAGGCGTGGGCGGCGGGCAACATCTCAGTACCGCCGGTGGCCCATGCCCCGGCCCGCTAA
- the cysC gene encoding adenylyl-sulfate kinase — protein MPRPANLLAPTASISRAQREARNGHRGTAILLTGLPAAGKSTLAQALHAELFEHGVQSVVLDGDGLRVGLNRDLGFADSDRLENIRRASELAALLVENGQIVILAMIAPLVELREVFAQRLGEDYREVWCSASLAVCEQRDPKGHYARARRGEMAGFTGVSAPYEPPPCASLVLDTGAQSVEACLDRLLTWLGECAVLAKR, from the coding sequence ATGCCCCGGCCCGCTAACCTGCTGGCACCGACGGCGAGCATCAGCCGCGCACAACGGGAGGCCCGCAACGGCCATCGCGGCACGGCGATTCTGCTGACCGGCTTACCGGCGGCGGGCAAGTCGACATTGGCCCAGGCACTGCACGCCGAGCTGTTCGAACACGGTGTGCAGAGTGTGGTGCTCGATGGCGACGGACTGCGGGTCGGGCTCAATCGCGATCTGGGGTTTGCCGACAGCGATCGCCTGGAAAACATCCGCCGCGCGAGCGAACTCGCGGCGCTGTTGGTCGAGAACGGGCAGATTGTCATCCTCGCGATGATTGCGCCCTTGGTGGAGTTGCGCGAAGTGTTCGCCCAACGGTTGGGCGAGGATTACCGCGAAGTCTGGTGCAGCGCCTCTTTGGCGGTGTGTGAACAGCGTGATCCAAAAGGTCATTACGCCCGGGCTCGACGGGGTGAGATGGCGGGGTTTACCGGTGTCTCTGCGCCTTACGAACCACCGCCGTGTGCGTCGCTGGTGCTCGACACGGGCGCGCAATCGGTCGAGGCCTGTCTTGACCGTTTGCTGACCTGGCTCGGCGAATGCGCGGTGCTGGCGAAACGATGA
- a CDS encoding aspartyl/asparaginyl beta-hydroxylase domain-containing protein → MSRPAFSRLPVTVDLPLLLQALAAIGEDDWHGHFNSAYYTGDWSGVALISAADALTELSPGRGDPLLRAPWLQDVRWQQGLRDLPLEIVCARLLRLGPGGRIHEHRDYDLGEPDADLRLHIPLLSPPQVDFMLDGRRMPMTAGECWYLDLARPHRVDNRDTQARIHLVLDCRPGAWLEQAIIDGLATTPSPQIAHEAFAQFKALVASDPQLCKTLQSVQDNEAFIARTLALATECGLAFTREELRAAMRDGRRQWTEQWSA, encoded by the coding sequence ATGAGCCGGCCGGCATTCTCCCGCTTGCCGGTGACGGTGGATTTGCCGTTGCTGTTGCAGGCGCTGGCGGCGATTGGCGAGGACGACTGGCATGGTCATTTCAACAGCGCTTATTACACTGGCGACTGGAGCGGCGTGGCGCTGATTTCCGCAGCCGATGCCTTGACTGAATTGTCGCCCGGTCGCGGTGATCCTCTTTTGCGTGCGCCATGGCTGCAAGATGTTCGATGGCAGCAAGGGCTGCGGGATCTGCCGCTGGAGATCGTCTGCGCGCGCCTTTTGCGGCTCGGCCCGGGCGGGCGCATCCACGAGCATCGCGACTATGACCTGGGCGAACCAGACGCTGATTTGCGTCTGCATATTCCGCTGCTCAGTCCCCCTCAAGTGGACTTCATGCTGGACGGTCGGCGCATGCCGATGACCGCTGGCGAGTGCTGGTATCTCGACCTGGCGCGGCCTCATCGCGTGGACAACCGCGATACCCAGGCACGGATTCATCTGGTGCTCGATTGCCGGCCCGGTGCCTGGCTGGAGCAGGCGATTATCGATGGGTTGGCAACCACGCCGTCGCCGCAAATCGCTCATGAAGCTTTTGCGCAGTTCAAGGCGTTGGTGGCCAGCGATCCGCAGTTATGCAAAACCTTGCAGAGTGTGCAGGACAACGAAGCCTTTATCGCCCGCACCCTGGCGCTGGCCACCGAGTGTGGCCTTGCGTTCACCCGTGAAGAACTGCGCGCGGCGATGCGCGACGGTCGCCGCCAATGGACTGAACAATGGAGCGCCTGA
- a CDS encoding sulfotransferase family protein, whose amino-acid sequence MERLNLEGWLPIRVWPEAGQWQVDWCWFGDTRLHQPFFRDAVEAALRLPFNQAFRRKTALSALADWQVCSPGLTPSAFIFHASRCGSTLISQMLAQLDNHIVISEPPPLDALLRSDLPAIERRAAIKGLLSAYGQCRLGMEQRLVIKLDTWNIGELPLLRECFPETPWLFVYRDPLEIAVSHLRRPGMHMVPGMIGASVLDDEFPFGSREDYIARRLGRLLASGLAQCQAFGGLAVNYSELPQAMAGRLAAFFALDIEQRRQVFAAVGQHAKQPSQVFVGDSDDKHREASALLRERVEHWARASYEALVAK is encoded by the coding sequence ATGGAGCGCCTGAACCTGGAAGGCTGGTTGCCGATTCGCGTGTGGCCAGAGGCAGGGCAGTGGCAAGTCGACTGGTGCTGGTTCGGTGATACGCGGCTGCATCAGCCGTTTTTTCGTGATGCGGTGGAAGCCGCGCTGCGGCTGCCGTTCAATCAGGCGTTTCGCCGGAAAACTGCATTGTCGGCCCTCGCTGACTGGCAGGTTTGCAGCCCCGGTCTGACGCCGAGCGCCTTTATCTTTCACGCCTCCCGCTGCGGCTCGACCTTGATCAGCCAGATGCTGGCGCAACTCGACAACCACATCGTCATCAGCGAGCCACCGCCGCTGGATGCGTTGCTGCGCAGTGATTTACCGGCCATCGAGCGGCGTGCCGCCATCAAAGGATTGCTGTCTGCCTACGGACAATGCCGGCTCGGTATGGAACAACGGCTGGTGATCAAACTCGACACCTGGAACATCGGTGAACTGCCGTTGCTGCGCGAGTGCTTCCCCGAAACACCGTGGTTGTTTGTTTATCGCGATCCGCTGGAAATCGCCGTCTCGCATCTGCGTCGCCCGGGCATGCACATGGTGCCGGGGATGATCGGGGCGAGTGTGCTGGATGACGAATTTCCGTTCGGCAGCCGCGAGGATTACATCGCCCGACGATTGGGGCGGTTACTGGCGTCGGGCTTGGCGCAATGCCAGGCATTTGGCGGCCTGGCGGTGAATTACAGCGAACTGCCGCAGGCCATGGCGGGGCGGTTGGCAGCGTTCTTTGCGTTGGATATCGAGCAGCGCAGGCAGGTGTTTGCGGCAGTGGGGCAACATGCCAAGCAGCCGTCGCAGGTGTTTGTCGGCGACAGCGATGACAAGCATCGTGAAGCCTCGGCGCTGTTGCGTGAACGAGTGGAGCATTGGGCGCGAGCGTCTTATGAAGCGCTAGTTGCCAAGTGA
- a CDS encoding DUF6124 family protein, which produces MFKVTPNPPENSGTPSDESIEAEKLKEAADRAFAHYFPPATEKPAKRRKGNLFSVSPDIDTEALLANASEDLLSISAIAADLADDVDGTRRSVVLALSRLADGVQLLVERALDNWEASQVQARAKA; this is translated from the coding sequence ATGTTCAAAGTAACGCCCAATCCGCCAGAAAACTCTGGCACCCCGTCCGATGAATCCATCGAAGCCGAAAAACTCAAAGAAGCCGCCGACCGCGCCTTCGCCCACTACTTTCCCCCGGCCACCGAAAAACCGGCCAAACGCCGCAAAGGTAACCTCTTCTCCGTCTCTCCCGACATCGACACCGAAGCCCTTCTGGCCAACGCCTCCGAAGACCTGCTGTCCATCAGCGCCATTGCTGCCGACCTGGCGGACGATGTGGACGGGACCCGGCGCTCGGTAGTCCTGGCCCTCAGCCGCTTGGCCGATGGCGTGCAGTTGCTCGTAGAGCGAGCGCTGGATAACTGGGAGGCGTCGCAGGTGCAGGCTCGGGCCAAGGCCTAG
- a CDS encoding slipin family protein, whose amino-acid sequence MGLQLGFAALLLLLIALAGSTFRILREYERGVVFQLGRFWQVKGPGLILLIPAVQQMVRVDLRTVVLDIPPQDVITRDNVSVKVNAVLYFRVLDPQRAIIQVEDFLMATSQLAQTTLRAVLGKHELDELLAERERLNVDIQQVLDAQTDAWGIKVATVEIKHVDLNESMVRAIAKQAEAERERRAKVIHAEGELQASEKLMQAAEMLGRQPGAMQLRYMQTLSSIAGDKSSTIVFPLPIELLKGMADLSSKP is encoded by the coding sequence ATGGGCTTGCAACTGGGTTTTGCCGCGCTCCTGTTATTGCTGATTGCACTGGCGGGGTCGACCTTCCGCATCCTGCGCGAATACGAACGCGGCGTGGTGTTCCAGCTCGGACGCTTCTGGCAGGTCAAGGGCCCTGGGCTGATCCTGCTGATTCCGGCGGTTCAGCAAATGGTCCGCGTCGACCTGCGGACCGTGGTGCTCGACATACCGCCGCAAGACGTGATCACCCGGGACAACGTCTCGGTCAAGGTCAATGCGGTGCTGTATTTCCGCGTGCTCGACCCGCAAAGGGCGATCATTCAGGTCGAAGACTTTCTCATGGCCACCAGCCAACTGGCCCAGACCACGTTGCGGGCGGTGCTCGGCAAGCATGAACTCGATGAATTGCTGGCCGAGCGTGAACGGCTAAACGTCGACATCCAGCAAGTGCTCGATGCGCAGACCGATGCCTGGGGTATCAAGGTGGCCACCGTCGAGATCAAGCACGTGGACCTCAACGAATCGATGGTCCGCGCCATTGCCAAACAGGCCGAAGCCGAACGGGAGCGTCGGGCCAAAGTGATCCACGCCGAAGGTGAATTGCAGGCTTCGGAAAAACTCATGCAGGCGGCCGAAATGCTCGGGCGTCAGCCGGGGGCCATGCAGTTGCGCTACATGCAGACGCTGAGTTCGATTGCCGGGGACAAGAGTTCGACCATCGTCTTCCCGCTGCCGATCGAGTTGCTCAAGGGGATGGCGGATTTGTCGTCCAAGCCTTGA
- a CDS encoding NfeD family protein — MNIRCCVIALLLALSGPVFAADTVVVLVPDPIGIWLITFGIVFMIAEAALPNFGVVGLGGIVMFVIGAVILTDAEVPVPLIIGLGLISALLLIFLLIRALKTRPRRNFSGDAELLGSVTPITSLQAGNAYVGWVHLQGEQWQVMSATPLQPGQQVRVVARKGLLLKVAAADAAPGGE, encoded by the coding sequence GTGAACATTCGTTGCTGTGTAATTGCGCTGCTGCTGGCCTTGAGCGGACCGGTTTTCGCGGCGGACACCGTCGTAGTGCTGGTTCCCGACCCCATCGGGATCTGGCTGATCACCTTTGGCATCGTGTTTATGATCGCCGAAGCGGCCTTGCCCAATTTCGGTGTGGTCGGTTTGGGCGGCATTGTGATGTTCGTGATCGGCGCGGTGATTCTGACCGATGCCGAAGTGCCTGTTCCCTTAATCATCGGCCTGGGGCTGATCAGCGCGCTGCTGCTGATTTTCCTGCTGATCCGCGCCTTGAAAACCCGACCGCGCCGCAATTTCAGCGGCGACGCCGAATTGCTGGGCAGCGTGACACCGATAACGTCGTTGCAGGCTGGCAATGCGTATGTCGGCTGGGTGCACCTGCAAGGCGAACAATGGCAAGTAATGAGCGCCACACCGCTGCAACCGGGACAACAGGTCCGGGTGGTGGCGCGCAAGGGTCTATTGCTGAAAGTGGCTGCGGCTGACGCGGCGCCGGGTGGAGAATAG
- a CDS encoding aminoacyl-tRNA deacylase, translated as MRMARTVQNSLEKAHCEYDIVSHPHSASSLETARLAGIPAERVAKSVILDDRHGHYLMAVLPASRHLDLSKVRGSSEWQVTRESNLPRLFDDCERGAVPALGESYGLDMVIDPMLTRQQDIYLEAGNHNNLVHMSVPEYLKMVPHAEVCELSQTA; from the coding sequence ATGCGTATGGCAAGAACCGTGCAGAACAGCCTGGAAAAGGCGCACTGCGAATATGACATCGTTTCCCATCCGCACTCGGCCAGCAGCCTTGAAACGGCTCGGCTCGCAGGCATTCCCGCCGAACGGGTGGCCAAATCGGTGATCCTCGACGATCGCCACGGGCATTACTTGATGGCCGTGCTGCCCGCCAGCCGTCACCTGGACCTGAGCAAAGTACGTGGCAGCAGCGAATGGCAAGTCACCCGGGAAAGCAACCTGCCGCGCCTGTTCGACGATTGCGAACGCGGCGCCGTGCCCGCATTGGGCGAATCCTACGGGCTGGACATGGTCATCGACCCAATGCTGACCCGGCAGCAAGACATCTACCTCGAAGCCGGCAACCACAACAATCTGGTACACATGAGCGTGCCGGAATATTTGAAAATGGTGCCGCATGCCGAAGTGTGCGAGTTGAGTCAAACGGCATAG
- a CDS encoding DUF2789 domain-containing protein, whose translation MESPTHSLSSLFKQLGLPDDAESIDKFIATHSPLKPELHLADAFFWSESQAELLREEILDDADWAEVVDQLDVLLRKGRGV comes from the coding sequence ATGGAATCCCCTACCCACAGCCTCTCGTCCTTGTTCAAACAACTCGGCCTGCCTGACGACGCCGAAAGCATTGATAAATTCATCGCGACCCATTCACCGCTCAAACCCGAACTGCACCTGGCGGACGCGTTCTTCTGGAGCGAGAGCCAGGCGGAGCTGCTGCGTGAGGAGATTCTGGATGATGCGGATTGGGCGGAGGTGGTGGATCAGTTGGATGTGCTATTGAGGAAGGGGCGGGGGGTGTAA
- a CDS encoding Fic family protein, whose protein sequence is MSVIGYAYLRDALNLKAFAPKRTATIKPVTRITLIGDCLAVPQSVAPIQGSMLEHILFALKHEGINLCILAQALETVSAEQLLDELAKAPNGVFIRKACFLWESFTGQQLEYSVPVRGSVVTLFDPKLYVTGPAVRNSRWRIDFNGLGSLRYCATVERTPELETLLSLDILGRAKAFMATLPPEMMDRAINWAYLHETRDSFAIEKEEPSEEKSRRFVQLLRQAHEGRELSEDYLVELQNSTVSNPFDKAVLFRHEQNHLHNGLRGAAGVSYVPPAPDLCRELMEELMTFSNQSSKQVDPLVAAAVTAFGFVFLHPFMDGNGRLSRFLIHQTLCHSGALENGLLLPVSVAMKHEESNYLAALKDFSHPARDFWNVTWLDADQMAFEFIGHPSIYRYWDATRCVEFTLQMARRALEVELREETEFLDRYDRVIKAVNQRFDVRGSDLSKLVMMCLDNDGKVSKHRRKQFQYSVPEEVFEFIEEEAGRLLTGV, encoded by the coding sequence ATGTCTGTTATTGGATACGCCTACCTGCGCGATGCGCTGAATCTCAAGGCCTTCGCGCCCAAACGCACGGCGACGATCAAGCCAGTCACTCGTATCACATTGATCGGTGATTGCCTGGCTGTTCCCCAGTCTGTGGCACCCATTCAGGGCTCAATGCTTGAGCATATTCTTTTTGCTCTCAAGCACGAAGGCATCAATCTCTGCATTCTTGCCCAGGCGCTTGAAACGGTTTCTGCTGAGCAACTACTGGATGAGTTGGCTAAAGCCCCGAATGGCGTGTTTATCCGCAAGGCCTGTTTCTTGTGGGAGAGCTTCACCGGCCAACAGCTTGAGTATTCGGTACCGGTGCGGGGCAGTGTTGTTACGCTATTTGATCCAAAACTCTACGTAACCGGCCCGGCCGTGCGTAATAGCCGCTGGCGCATTGATTTCAACGGCTTGGGTTCTCTGCGTTACTGCGCCACCGTGGAGCGAACGCCTGAACTCGAAACCCTGCTCAGTCTCGACATACTCGGCCGAGCCAAAGCTTTCATGGCGACGTTGCCCCCCGAAATGATGGACCGCGCCATCAACTGGGCTTACCTCCACGAAACTCGCGATTCCTTCGCCATCGAGAAAGAAGAACCCAGTGAAGAGAAATCTCGTCGTTTTGTTCAACTGCTGCGCCAGGCCCATGAAGGGCGCGAGCTGAGTGAAGACTATCTGGTTGAGCTGCAGAACAGCACCGTTTCCAACCCTTTCGACAAAGCTGTTCTGTTTCGCCACGAACAGAACCACCTGCATAACGGCTTGAGAGGCGCCGCCGGCGTCAGCTACGTCCCGCCCGCGCCGGACCTGTGCCGTGAACTGATGGAAGAACTGATGACCTTTTCCAATCAGTCTTCAAAACAGGTCGACCCCTTGGTGGCGGCTGCAGTGACCGCATTTGGTTTCGTCTTTCTTCACCCGTTCATGGATGGCAATGGCCGGCTGTCACGTTTCCTGATCCACCAGACCCTTTGCCATTCCGGCGCGCTGGAAAATGGCCTTTTACTGCCTGTTTCCGTAGCGATGAAACACGAGGAGTCCAACTATCTGGCTGCCCTCAAGGATTTCTCACACCCCGCTCGCGATTTTTGGAATGTCACTTGGCTGGACGCTGATCAAATGGCTTTCGAATTCATTGGCCACCCATCCATTTATCGCTACTGGGACGCCACTCGTTGCGTCGAATTCACCCTGCAAATGGCCCGTCGTGCCTTGGAGGTTGAATTGCGGGAAGAGACCGAGTTTCTCGACCGGTACGACCGTGTAATCAAGGCGGTGAATCAACGTTTTGATGTGCGCGGGAGTGATCTGTCGAAGTTGGTGATGATGTGCCTGGACAATGACGGGAAGGTGTCAAAGCACCGGCGCAAGCAGTTTCAGTACAGCGTGCCGGAGGAGGTTTTTGAGTTTATTGAAGAAGAAGCCGGAAGGTTATTGACTGGTGTCTAG
- a CDS encoding MarR family winged helix-turn-helix transcriptional regulator, producing the protein MTISSSMVVAARHWRKICQTTLVNYGISEACAVPLLMIGRLGEGVRQVTVAQAAGMESPSLVRLLDQLCHAGYVCRTEDVHDRRAKCLSLTETGRELVQAVEVELVRLRHEVLEGIAPSDLEAALRVLRAFEAANHPAVAHP; encoded by the coding sequence ATGACCATCAGCAGCTCCATGGTGGTGGCCGCCCGGCATTGGCGGAAGATCTGCCAGACCACGCTGGTCAACTATGGAATCTCCGAAGCCTGCGCCGTCCCGCTGTTGATGATCGGGCGTTTGGGCGAGGGTGTGCGGCAGGTGACGGTCGCGCAGGCGGCAGGGATGGAGAGTCCGTCTCTGGTGCGTTTGCTGGATCAGCTGTGCCATGCCGGTTACGTCTGCCGTACCGAAGACGTCCATGATCGCCGCGCCAAGTGCCTGAGCCTGACCGAGACCGGTCGCGAGCTGGTGCAGGCGGTCGAAGTCGAATTGGTGCGTTTGCGCCATGAAGTGCTCGAAGGGATCGCCCCGAGTGATCTGGAAGCGGCACTGCGGGTACTGAGAGCTTTCGAAGCGGCCAATCATCCAGCGGTGGCGCACCCTTGA